Proteins co-encoded in one Chitinophagales bacterium genomic window:
- a CDS encoding RNA-binding S4 domain-containing protein: MKTFELKPTQEYIEMNKLLKLLGFVGTGGEANMRITDGEAFVNGEVDTRKRRKLRKGDTVEFDGEVVEIH, translated from the coding sequence ATGAAAACATTTGAATTGAAACCCACTCAAGAATACATTGAAATGAACAAACTCCTCAAACTTTTGGGGTTTGTCGGTACAGGTGGTGAGGCAAACATGCGTATTACAGACGGGGAAGCCTTTGTGAACGGTGAAGTAGATACCCGTAAACGTCGAAAATTGCGGAAGGGGGATACAGTGGAATTTGATGGAGAAGTAGTGGAGATTCATTAA
- the hemJ gene encoding protoporphyrinogen oxidase HemJ, with protein MMDTTILIYTFKALHIIGFVTWFAGLFYLARIFVYHVEANDRPEIECNILQSQYNIMASRLYKIITNPAMMITWTFGLGMIVLNPDYLNPKVSGGWLHVKLLLVVLLTVYHVYCKRIIKKLEEGKPTLNPFQFRLFNEIPSLFLVAIVLLAVLTRQKLMPVSYVFIIILIFGGLMYMGAKAYQKRRLG; from the coding sequence ATGATGGATACAACAATACTTATTTATACTTTCAAAGCATTGCATATTATAGGCTTCGTTACTTGGTTTGCAGGTTTGTTCTACTTGGCTCGGATATTTGTCTATCACGTTGAAGCCAACGACAGACCCGAAATAGAGTGCAATATTCTACAATCGCAATACAACATCATGGCTTCACGATTATACAAAATTATTACGAATCCTGCGATGATGATTACTTGGACATTTGGCCTCGGTATGATTGTACTGAATCCCGATTACCTCAATCCTAAAGTAAGTGGAGGATGGCTACATGTCAAATTATTATTGGTCGTGTTACTCACTGTTTACCACGTTTATTGCAAAAGGATTATCAAAAAATTGGAAGAAGGAAAACCTACTTTGAATCCATTTCAATTTCGTTTATTCAACGAAATTCCCAGTCTATTTTTGGTAGCTATCGTATTATTGGCCGTATTGACACGCCAAAAACTGATGCCTGTTTCTTATGTCTTTATAATCATTCTTATTTTTGGTGGACTGATGTATATGGGGGCAAAAGCGTATCAAAAGAGACGGTTGGGTTAG
- a CDS encoding putative maltokinase has product MPNAINLDFNFEWDDLFEHPKAIERLEQEVFPAYLRSSRWFGGKAKVIDKLQIERWLVMPLPKRNGYFLVLKIDYQDSLPERYALTISHASEGTTAEIEAEHPQALIAYARFKNKQGAIYDSIYRNGYRMSLIQMMANNEVLEANQTLLSFYKGTYLTDVEEIQQSKVLKVEQSNSSIIYDNKYFLKLYRKIDYAINPDVEVTRFLSEKTNFRNLPLFAGSAELRNEKQQSLILGMLMQLVDNEGDAWTYTLKNTYSYFDKLIETAAIQSEPPTVVEGKDYTGFKDMPAIFQQAIDKDYFNSVKLLAQRTAEMHIALGKGDDFSSFGTEPLTLDHQNRFLNETRNLVESRFNLLQSLTNILQENVGDLALKILNSREKLLHLLEDILSNPLAAKRIRIHGDYHLGQVLYTGDDFIIIDFEGEPDKPFADRRNKYSCLKDLAGMVRSFHYAAYATIYQYLNQKGARFLHVEAWADQWYHYIGNYFLNNYIDALKGSKLLPQKRSSILKLLQAYILEKAVYELGYELNNRPEWVIIPLKGISYILKRY; this is encoded by the coding sequence ATGCCAAATGCCATCAACTTAGACTTCAATTTTGAATGGGACGATTTATTTGAACATCCCAAAGCCATAGAAAGACTCGAACAAGAAGTTTTTCCTGCTTACCTCCGCAGTTCTCGTTGGTTTGGAGGCAAAGCCAAAGTGATTGACAAACTACAAATTGAACGTTGGTTGGTGATGCCACTTCCCAAGCGAAATGGTTATTTCTTGGTGTTGAAGATTGACTACCAAGACAGCTTGCCCGAACGATACGCTTTGACGATTTCACATGCAAGTGAAGGCACAACCGCAGAAATTGAAGCCGAACATCCACAAGCACTCATCGCTTATGCTCGCTTCAAAAACAAACAAGGGGCTATCTACGATAGCATTTATCGAAATGGTTATCGAATGAGCCTCATTCAAATGATGGCAAATAACGAAGTATTAGAGGCAAATCAAACTTTATTGTCTTTCTACAAAGGCACTTATTTGACCGATGTAGAAGAAATTCAGCAATCTAAAGTATTGAAGGTAGAACAAAGCAATTCTTCTATCATTTATGACAACAAATATTTTTTGAAGCTCTACCGTAAGATTGATTATGCCATCAATCCCGACGTTGAAGTCACCCGTTTTTTATCCGAAAAAACAAATTTTAGAAACCTACCTCTCTTTGCAGGATCTGCCGAACTTCGCAATGAAAAACAGCAGTCTTTGATCTTAGGAATGTTAATGCAATTGGTCGACAACGAAGGAGATGCGTGGACCTATACTTTGAAAAATACCTACAGTTATTTTGACAAACTCATAGAAACTGCTGCTATTCAAAGTGAACCACCCACCGTCGTAGAAGGAAAAGACTACACAGGCTTCAAAGATATGCCTGCAATTTTTCAACAAGCCATAGACAAGGATTACTTCAATAGCGTAAAACTATTGGCACAACGCACTGCTGAAATGCACATTGCACTTGGTAAAGGAGATGATTTCAGTTCTTTTGGAACAGAACCTTTGACCCTTGACCACCAAAATCGTTTTTTGAACGAAACCCGCAATTTGGTGGAAAGTCGCTTCAATTTGCTGCAATCTTTGACCAATATTTTGCAGGAAAATGTGGGAGATTTAGCTTTAAAAATATTGAATTCAAGGGAGAAACTCCTACATTTATTGGAGGATATTTTGTCAAATCCACTTGCCGCCAAACGTATCCGCATACATGGCGACTATCACTTAGGGCAGGTGCTATATACAGGTGACGACTTTATCATCATTGATTTTGAAGGAGAGCCAGACAAACCTTTTGCAGATAGGCGCAACAAATATTCGTGTTTGAAGGATTTAGCAGGTATGGTTCGCTCATTTCACTATGCAGCCTATGCCACTATCTATCAATACCTTAATCAAAAAGGCGCACGTTTTTTGCACGTAGAAGCATGGGCCGACCAATGGTACCATTATATTGGCAATTATTTTTTGAACAACTACATTGATGCACTAAAGGGCAGCAAGCTATTGCCCCAAAAACGCAGTTCTATTCTCAAACTTTTGCAAGCCTACATTCTCGAAAAGGCAGTTTATGAATTGGGCTACGAACTAAACAATCGTCCTGAATGGGTGATCATCCCATTGAAGGGAATTAGTTACATATTGAAAAGATATTAA
- a CDS encoding alpha-1,4-glucan--maltose-1-phosphate maltosyltransferase yields the protein MKKTEGQKRTIIENILPQIDGGLYPIKRVVGETVTVSADIFSDGHDVVNAVVVYRHESQKKWRESPMQAKGNDVWIGSFPIEKRGKYEYTVQAWIDHPLTWQAGFRKKAMAGQNMKVELQIGADLLQQYSQDYPNTTFKKFKAYIDLFRDEAKYKEAAWAAMSSELESLFNEFPLKKFPHTSEQILAVKVERKKAAFSAWYEFFPRSTSREWGQHGTFQDCKRVIDEVAKMGFDTVYFPPIHAIGEVNRKGKNNSVISQPEDPGSPWAIGSKYGGHTSIHSELGTLEDFKDLVQYTKDRGIEIALDIAFQCAPDHPWVKEHPDWFKWRPDGTVQYAENPPKKYEDILPIYFETEDWEALWTALKDVMVYWVKQGINIFRIDNPHTKSFRFWEWAIGEINAQFPDIIFLAEAFTRPRIMEHLAKIGFQQSYTYFTWREDKASLSEYMQELTKTNMRNYYRPNFWPNTPDILPDHLQYAPPALFKSRYVLAATLSSNYGMYGPSYEFCLNIPDEKRKEYIDSEKYELKAWDWHYWNDTKELIWRVNMARKKHPALQSTYNITLCQTDNPHLMAYMKCTDDLSDILYIVVNMNTDWQQGYVQVPLHQIGVKDNQVLEVHDLLTNQRYRWEQSWNYVALDPSHYPAHIFSVKKIDR from the coding sequence TTGAAAAAAACAGAAGGTCAAAAGAGAACAATCATTGAAAACATTTTGCCACAAATAGATGGAGGTTTGTATCCTATCAAACGAGTAGTTGGCGAAACAGTAACCGTGAGTGCAGATATTTTCTCAGATGGACACGACGTAGTCAATGCAGTAGTAGTCTATCGTCACGAAAGCCAAAAAAAGTGGCGTGAAAGCCCGATGCAAGCCAAAGGGAATGATGTTTGGATAGGGTCTTTTCCCATCGAAAAACGAGGTAAATATGAATACACTGTTCAAGCATGGATAGACCATCCTCTCACATGGCAAGCAGGTTTCCGCAAAAAAGCCATGGCAGGTCAAAATATGAAAGTTGAACTGCAAATTGGCGCAGACTTATTGCAGCAGTATAGCCAGGACTATCCTAATACGACCTTCAAAAAATTCAAAGCCTATATTGACCTTTTTCGAGACGAGGCAAAATACAAAGAAGCCGCTTGGGCTGCAATGAGCAGTGAATTAGAGTCTCTCTTCAATGAATTTCCTCTCAAAAAATTCCCACATACATCTGAGCAAATATTGGCAGTAAAAGTAGAGCGAAAAAAAGCAGCTTTCAGTGCTTGGTATGAATTTTTTCCTCGCTCGACCTCTAGAGAATGGGGGCAACACGGTACATTCCAAGACTGCAAAAGGGTGATTGATGAGGTAGCAAAAATGGGATTCGATACCGTATATTTCCCCCCAATTCATGCGATTGGAGAGGTAAACCGCAAAGGAAAAAACAATTCGGTAATTTCACAACCAGAAGACCCCGGATCACCCTGGGCCATCGGTTCTAAATACGGGGGACACACCAGTATTCACTCCGAATTGGGTACACTCGAAGACTTCAAAGATTTGGTTCAATATACCAAAGACAGAGGTATCGAAATTGCTTTAGACATTGCTTTTCAATGTGCGCCTGATCATCCGTGGGTCAAGGAACATCCCGATTGGTTCAAATGGCGACCCGATGGAACAGTACAATACGCTGAGAATCCTCCTAAAAAATATGAGGACATTCTACCTATCTATTTTGAAACCGAAGACTGGGAAGCTCTTTGGACAGCATTGAAGGATGTGATGGTTTATTGGGTCAAACAAGGAATCAATATTTTCCGAATCGACAACCCTCACACCAAATCTTTCCGTTTTTGGGAATGGGCCATTGGTGAAATTAACGCCCAGTTTCCAGACATTATCTTCCTTGCAGAGGCATTCACCCGCCCTCGAATCATGGAACACCTCGCCAAAATTGGTTTCCAACAGTCTTACACCTATTTCACTTGGCGAGAAGACAAAGCAAGCCTATCGGAATACATGCAGGAACTGACCAAAACCAATATGCGAAATTATTATCGCCCCAACTTTTGGCCCAATACGCCCGACATTCTCCCCGATCACCTTCAATATGCACCACCTGCTTTGTTCAAATCCCGCTATGTATTGGCAGCTACACTATCATCCAACTATGGCATGTACGGCCCATCTTACGAATTTTGTCTAAACATACCAGACGAAAAAAGAAAGGAGTATATTGATAGTGAAAAATATGAACTCAAAGCCTGGGATTGGCACTATTGGAACGACACGAAAGAATTGATTTGGCGGGTCAACATGGCCCGAAAAAAACACCCTGCCCTTCAATCTACCTACAACATTACCCTATGCCAAACCGATAATCCACATTTGATGGCTTATATGAAGTGTACCGATGATTTGAGTGATATTTTGTATATTGTAGTGAATATGAACACCGATTGGCAACAAGGCTATGTTCAAGTACCTCTACACCAAATTGGAGTAAAAGACAATCAAGTATTGGAGGTACACGACTTATTGACCAATCAACGTTACCGATGGGAACAATCATGGAATTATGTGGCCCTCGACCCATCACACTATCCAGCACATATTTTTTCGGTCAAAAAAATAGATAGATAA
- the glgB gene encoding 1,4-alpha-glucan branching protein GlgB: MTLFTDFDIELFRSGKHYRLYEKLGSHLVQHEGTDGVYFAVWAPNASKVSVIGGFNGWNANSHGLSPRWDGSGIWEGFVPHIGKGELYKYRIVNQHSGEVLQKSDPFALHWETPPNTSSVVWDMDYEWQDKQWLETRKEQAGKQLEQPYSVYEMHLGSWRRYPDNNMPFTYRDLGNQLPAYLQEMGFTHVEFMPVMEHPYGPSWGYQIVGYFAPTSRFGTPEDFMYLIDQLHQHGIGVIMDWVPSHFPEDAHGLARFDGTHLYEHADPRKGFHPDWKSAIFNYGRNEVRSFLISNALFWLDKYHADGLRVDAVASMLYLDYSRKEGEWIPNVYGGRENLEAISLIKEFNAAVYANYPDTQTIAEESTAWPGVSRPLYDGGLGFGMKWMMGWMHDTLKYFKEDPMHRRFHQGKLSFSIIYAFHENFMLPLSHDEVVYGKGSLLTRMPGDEWQRFANLRLLFSYMFTHPGAKLLFMGGEIAQYKEWNFDASLDWDLLKFDFHKGVQEAVKDLNHLYKNEKALHELQFSDAGFQWIDHNDATNSVFSYVRKGKETEDTVVVIGNFTPRVLQGYEIGVPEAGTYEEIFNSDAKKYQGSGVRACAEGGVLTKPNLRHSFKQEISLTLPPLGLVVLKLKQ; this comes from the coding sequence ATGACTTTATTCACAGATTTTGATATTGAATTATTCAGAAGTGGAAAACACTACCGTTTGTACGAAAAATTGGGTTCACACCTCGTCCAACACGAAGGCACTGACGGCGTTTATTTTGCAGTGTGGGCTCCCAATGCTTCAAAAGTATCTGTGATAGGAGGCTTCAATGGTTGGAATGCCAATAGTCACGGATTGAGTCCAAGATGGGATGGCTCAGGTATATGGGAAGGCTTTGTTCCCCATATTGGAAAAGGAGAATTGTATAAATATCGGATAGTGAACCAACACAGCGGCGAAGTGCTGCAAAAAAGTGATCCATTTGCCTTGCATTGGGAAACACCTCCCAACACTTCTTCTGTCGTTTGGGATATGGACTACGAATGGCAGGACAAACAATGGTTGGAAACCCGCAAAGAACAGGCTGGAAAACAACTCGAACAACCTTATTCGGTCTATGAAATGCACTTGGGATCATGGAGGCGTTATCCCGACAACAATATGCCTTTCACCTACCGAGATTTGGGAAATCAACTCCCTGCTTATCTTCAAGAAATGGGTTTCACACACGTTGAATTCATGCCAGTGATGGAGCATCCTTATGGTCCATCTTGGGGCTATCAAATTGTGGGCTATTTTGCACCTACCAGCCGTTTCGGAACACCTGAAGATTTTATGTACCTCATTGACCAATTGCACCAACACGGTATTGGGGTAATTATGGATTGGGTTCCCTCCCACTTTCCAGAAGATGCACACGGTTTGGCACGTTTCGATGGCACACACCTCTACGAACACGCTGACCCTCGCAAAGGATTTCACCCCGACTGGAAAAGTGCTATTTTCAATTATGGACGAAACGAGGTGCGTTCTTTCTTGATAAGCAACGCTTTGTTTTGGCTTGACAAATACCATGCAGACGGATTGAGGGTTGATGCAGTAGCTTCTATGCTTTACTTGGATTATTCTCGAAAAGAAGGTGAATGGATTCCGAATGTGTATGGTGGTCGTGAAAACTTAGAGGCAATTTCTTTGATTAAAGAATTCAATGCAGCCGTTTATGCCAATTATCCTGACACGCAGACCATTGCAGAAGAATCTACTGCTTGGCCTGGCGTATCTCGCCCATTGTATGATGGAGGTTTGGGTTTTGGGATGAAATGGATGATGGGTTGGATGCACGACACCTTGAAGTACTTCAAAGAAGACCCGATGCACCGTCGTTTTCACCAAGGCAAGTTGAGTTTTAGCATCATTTATGCTTTCCACGAAAACTTTATGTTGCCCCTTTCACACGACGAAGTCGTTTATGGAAAAGGTTCACTCTTGACCAGAATGCCAGGAGACGAATGGCAGCGATTTGCCAACCTTCGCTTGTTGTTCAGTTATATGTTCACCCATCCTGGTGCAAAATTGTTGTTTATGGGAGGCGAAATAGCTCAATACAAAGAATGGAATTTTGACGCAAGTTTGGATTGGGATTTACTGAAATTCGACTTCCACAAAGGTGTCCAAGAAGCGGTCAAAGACCTCAACCACCTCTACAAAAACGAGAAAGCCCTCCACGAACTTCAATTCTCAGATGCTGGTTTCCAATGGATTGACCACAATGACGCTACTAATAGCGTATTCTCTTATGTGCGAAAAGGAAAAGAAACGGAGGATACGGTTGTAGTGATTGGAAACTTTACCCCACGAGTATTGCAGGGGTATGAAATTGGCGTTCCAGAAGCAGGTACTTACGAGGAGATTTTCAACAGTGATGCCAAAAAATACCAAGGAAGTGGTGTTCGTGCTTGTGCGGAAGGAGGTGTGCTTACCAAGCCAAATTTACGACATAGTTTCAAACAAGAAATCTCCCTTACTTTGCCTCCTTTGGGATTGGTGGTATTGAAGTTGAAGCAGTAA
- a CDS encoding M1 family metallopeptidase produces MKKKLYTLFIIFAVLSSVQTLQSQNETYNNPFKQLKDEMATPNVYRTASGAPGHEYWQQKADYNIQIELDDQNHRIHGTETITYTNNSPDELSYLWLQLDQNVRAQNADSYKVSTDTPISGIGGMSDKSLLTLHNNFEGGFNIEYIKDKSNRDLPYTINQTMLRIDLPQTLKSQNSVSFQVKWWYNINDRINMGGRSGYEYFEKDDNYAYTIAQFYPRMAVYNDYEGWQNMQFLGNGEFAVPFGDFNVSITLPADFVVAATGELQNSSSVLTSEQRNRLQKARTSTEPVLIITQAEAEANESSRSNQKKTWQYKANNVRDFAIAASRKFLWDAMGVPLGGKTVMAQSLYPKEGNPLWGQYSTRVVAHTLRSYSKHTFDYPYPSATSVHAKAMGMEYPMICFNFGRPDEDGTYAETIKFRMIGVIIHEVGHNFFPMIVNSDERQWAWMDEGLNTFLQYLTEQEWERGFPSRRGPAYKIVDYMKATEKAMVPIMSSPNTVPQLGNNAYGKPATALNILRETVMGRELFDFAFKTYAQRWKFKHPSPEDFFRTMEDASAVDLDWFWRGWFYSTKHVDIALKEVNHFQVNTLDPEIENPLAKAQAMYLEENYISNIRNKTAIPKTVVEKDPQANDFYNEYDKYAVSDTDKTNYEFRFNKVPQGLKEIMAEDWHYYEITFSNIGGLVMPLILQFEYADKTTEIIRIPAEIWQLNATHVTKIFPREKEVIGISLDPYFETADTDTYNNYWPARPANSRFSLFKERERLSNGISNPMKENKKQN; encoded by the coding sequence ATGAAAAAAAAACTATACACTTTATTCATCATTTTTGCAGTCTTGTCTTCAGTTCAGACCCTTCAATCTCAAAACGAAACCTACAACAACCCTTTCAAACAGCTCAAAGATGAAATGGCAACACCCAATGTATATCGCACAGCATCAGGTGCACCAGGTCATGAATATTGGCAACAAAAAGCAGACTACAACATCCAAATAGAGTTGGACGACCAAAACCACCGCATACACGGAACCGAAACCATCACCTACACCAACAATTCTCCCGATGAATTGAGCTACCTTTGGCTACAATTGGATCAAAATGTTCGAGCCCAAAATGCAGATTCTTACAAAGTATCAACCGATACGCCCATTAGTGGCATAGGAGGAATGAGCGATAAGTCATTGCTAACTTTGCACAACAACTTTGAAGGAGGCTTCAACATCGAATACATCAAGGACAAAAGTAACCGAGATTTGCCCTACACCATCAACCAAACCATGCTGCGAATTGACTTGCCACAAACGTTGAAGTCACAAAACAGCGTCAGTTTTCAGGTCAAATGGTGGTACAACATCAACGACCGCATCAACATGGGGGGACGTTCGGGCTACGAATATTTTGAAAAAGACGACAATTACGCTTATACCATCGCCCAATTTTACCCACGAATGGCGGTTTACAACGATTATGAAGGCTGGCAAAACATGCAATTTTTGGGCAATGGCGAATTTGCCGTTCCTTTTGGCGACTTCAATGTAAGCATCACTTTACCAGCCGATTTTGTAGTAGCTGCAACAGGTGAATTGCAGAATAGCAGCAGCGTTTTGACAAGTGAACAACGCAACCGACTACAAAAAGCACGGACTTCAACAGAACCCGTTTTGATTATTACACAAGCTGAAGCAGAAGCCAATGAAAGTTCTCGCTCAAACCAGAAAAAAACTTGGCAATACAAAGCGAATAACGTAAGAGATTTTGCCATTGCAGCTTCTCGCAAGTTTTTGTGGGATGCGATGGGAGTGCCTTTGGGCGGCAAAACGGTGATGGCGCAGTCTTTGTACCCCAAAGAAGGCAATCCACTTTGGGGTCAATACTCCACGAGAGTAGTAGCACATACGCTTCGCAGCTATTCAAAACATACATTTGACTATCCCTATCCCTCCGCTACTTCGGTTCACGCCAAAGCAATGGGCATGGAATACCCGATGATTTGCTTCAATTTTGGTCGTCCTGATGAAGACGGAACTTATGCCGAAACCATCAAATTCCGAATGATTGGAGTAATTATTCACGAAGTAGGACACAATTTTTTCCCGATGATTGTCAATTCTGACGAACGACAATGGGCATGGATGGATGAAGGATTGAACACTTTTTTGCAATATCTAACCGAGCAAGAATGGGAACGAGGTTTCCCTTCCAGACGAGGTCCCGCTTACAAAATAGTAGATTATATGAAAGCTACAGAAAAAGCAATGGTACCAATAATGAGTAGCCCCAACACCGTTCCTCAATTGGGCAACAATGCCTATGGCAAACCTGCAACGGCTTTGAATATTCTCCGGGAAACAGTGATGGGGAGAGAATTATTCGATTTTGCTTTCAAAACCTATGCCCAACGCTGGAAATTCAAACACCCTTCTCCCGAAGATTTTTTTAGAACAATGGAAGATGCTTCGGCTGTAGATTTGGATTGGTTTTGGCGAGGTTGGTTCTATTCTACCAAGCATGTGGATATAGCATTGAAGGAAGTTAATCATTTTCAGGTCAACACATTAGATCCTGAAATTGAAAATCCCTTAGCGAAAGCACAAGCCATGTATTTAGAAGAAAACTACATTTCTAATATTCGCAACAAAACAGCTATTCCTAAAACCGTTGTAGAAAAAGACCCTCAGGCAAATGATTTTTACAATGAATATGATAAATATGCGGTAAGCGATACGGATAAAACAAATTATGAATTTAGATTCAATAAAGTTCCACAAGGGCTAAAGGAAATCATGGCAGAAGATTGGCACTACTATGAAATCACCTTTTCCAATATTGGAGGTTTGGTCATGCCGCTTATACTGCAATTTGAATATGCAGACAAGACAACTGAAATCATCCGAATTCCCGCCGAAATTTGGCAGCTTAATGCAACACATGTCACCAAAATTTTTCCGCGCGAAAAAGAGGTCATTGGCATTAGTCTCGATCCTTATTTTGAAACGGCAGACACAGATACCTACAACAATTATTGGCCAGCAAGACCCGCTAACAGTCGTTTTAGTCTATTTAAAGAGCGGGAAAGGTTGAGTAACGGGATATCCAATCCAATGAAAGAAAACAAAAAACAAAATTAA
- a CDS encoding pseudouridine synthase — protein MENLENKGDEHLPNHPQESNDEDAQQKDKPISVEDEDMIEGDFTETEGISPLQIVYQDNHYIAIIKPYGLLVHRTDIAEHQTEFALQKLRNQIKRWIYPIHRLDGPTTGVLVFGLHKKAASKLNNLFRQRSMKKTYYALVRGHAPDKGIIDFPIQKHGHKYSQNAVSEFITVAKGILPIAQFGYEQLYYSLVRVQPHTGRMHQIRKHLKHINCPIICDRRYGDWRHNKLFNTKFEITNLFLLAKKLEFIHPYTQESITIEAPFSDDMLQIAPHFDWDMDMLQKREEEGYYDNIENENLT, from the coding sequence ATGGAAAATCTTGAAAATAAAGGAGATGAACACTTACCCAATCATCCCCAAGAATCAAATGATGAGGATGCTCAACAAAAAGACAAACCTATTTCGGTAGAAGATGAAGACATGATAGAAGGCGATTTTACAGAAACCGAAGGTATTTCTCCTTTACAAATAGTCTATCAAGACAATCATTACATCGCCATTATCAAACCTTATGGACTACTCGTTCACCGTACAGATATTGCAGAGCACCAAACAGAGTTTGCACTGCAAAAGCTTCGCAATCAAATAAAAAGATGGATATACCCCATTCACCGTTTAGATGGCCCTACTACCGGTGTATTGGTATTTGGCTTGCACAAAAAAGCGGCAAGCAAACTCAATAATTTGTTTCGCCAGCGAAGTATGAAAAAAACGTATTATGCACTAGTAAGAGGTCACGCACCAGATAAGGGCATCATTGATTTCCCTATTCAAAAGCATGGCCACAAATACTCACAAAATGCGGTAAGCGAGTTTATTACAGTAGCAAAAGGAATCCTTCCGATTGCTCAATTTGGCTACGAACAACTCTATTATTCACTGGTAAGAGTACAACCGCACACAGGACGTATGCACCAGATTCGCAAGCATTTGAAGCACATCAACTGCCCGATTATATGTGATCGAAGGTATGGTGATTGGCGACACAACAAGCTCTTCAATACCAAATTTGAGATTACAAATTTATTTCTACTGGCAAAAAAATTAGAATTTATTCACCCATATACCCAAGAATCCATTACCATTGAAGCTCCATTTTCAGATGATATGCTGCAAATCGCTCCACATTTTGATTGGGATATGGACATGCTCCAAAAAAGAGAAGAGGAGGGATATTATGATAACATTGAAAACGAAAATTTAACATGA